A region of the Roseiflexus sp. RS-1 genome:
AAACGTTCGCTTCGAAGGCAACCGGATCGGGACTGATAACCAGCACCTCGTAGCCGTGCGCGCGCATATGCAGAATGGGCATAGCATCGCCCGGTTGCAGCGGACTGATCAGGATGATCTGTGAGCGCGCCGGAAAGAGGCGTGTTGGAATATCGGCGAGGCTGGCGAGGGCGGCGCGGTCGCCGGTACGTGCCTGCGCCAGCGCGCGCAACACCTTTTCACGCTGAATTTTGCCGTAGCCGGGAAACGTCCACTCGATGGCATGCCCGTAGATCAGCAACCCGACCCGGTTGCCTTGCCCTATCAGAGCATCTGCCAGCGCGACAGCAGCCTGTACACTATACTCGAACAGCGTATGACGGTTGCCCTGCACATCGCTGCCGCGCCGTGCGTCAAGAATAATACCGATGTCTGCAACGCGCTCCTGTTCGAACTCATTGACATAGAGCGACCCGGGGAAACGCGCACTGGCGCGGTTGTTGATCCAGCGCACCGGGTCACCCGCCTGATACTCGCGCACTCCGAAGAACTCGACGCCTGCCCCGCCCTGGCGCGCCGGGATCGTTCCGGAGTAGATGCGCGTGCGCCGAGGGCGAATGCCGAGACGGGTCAACCGCACGACCTCCGGCACAATCAGGATCTTGCCCGGCGCTGCGACCTCGATCCGGCGGCGGTTTAACCCAAGATGATCGCTCACTACCGCCTGCACGCTGCTGAAGTGGTGAAACCCGCGTGCGCCACGAACGGTGTACGCAACTGTCACCGACGACCCCGGCGTGAGCAGCGCTATACCTGTGGGATGCCCTGCGATCAGTTCCAATCCTGCGGGCAGTACATCTTTGATTGCGACAGGTACAGTGCGCGTCCCATCGTTTGTAACCGTGACGCTCACATTGATTGTCGCGCCCGGCGATGCGCGCTCTGTGCTCAATGTACGCGTCGCCTGCAACTGCACAACTTCCGGCATATCGAGCAGTGCCGCGCCAATGAAGATGACGGGCGGGATCGCCAGCACGATCAACGCACTGTTGAGCGTGGCAAGTCCAGACAGCACCAGCCCGAATGCCAGCGCACCCAGTGCGATCAGGTTACGGTGGTCGAACGTCGCTCTCATCGCATAACCGGCGCCGGGATCGCCTGAAGCACGGCAGACAGGATTTCCTCCGCAGCACGACGCTGCATCCAGAGATCGGGCGTCAGGATGAGACGGTGCGCCAGCGCCGGGCGAACAAAAACTTTGACATCATCGGGAATGACGAAATCGCGTCCATCGAGCGCAGCGCGCACCCGCGCCAGTTTGAGCAGCGCCAGCGACCCGCGTGGACTGGCGCCGACTGCCACACGCGCATCACTGCGCGTGGCTGCCACCAACCGCACAATGTACTCCTCAATGTCGGCATCGACATACACATCTTCGATAGCATCGCGCATCGCCAGCAATTCTTCGGCGTTGGTCACCTGCTCGATGACCGCATCATCGCGCCGACGCTCACGCCGCCGCCGCAGGATCTCGCGCTCTTCTTCCGGCGACGGGTATCCAATCGAAAGTTTCATCAAAAAGCGATCAAGTTGCGCTTCAGGCAGTGGAAAGGTTCCCTCGTACTCGATAGGGTTTTGCGTCGCCAACACCAGAAACGGTTCCGGCAGCGGCATCGTCTCGCCTTCGAGCGTTACCTGGCGCTCCTGCATCGCCTCCAGCAGCGCTGATTGGGTCTTCGGCGAGGCGCGGTTGATCTCGTCCGCCAGAACAATGTTGGCAAACACCGGTCCCCGACGCAACTCAAAGCGATCGGCAGCACGGTTGTAGACATAGCCGCCGGTTATGTCGCCTGGCAGGAGATCCGGCGTGAACTGAATGCGCCGGAACTCAAGCCCCAGCGCCGCTGCAAAACTGCGTGCAATCAGCGTCTTTGCCAGACCGGGGTAATCTTCGAGCAACACATGTCCGCCGGCGAGCGTCGCTGCCATAATCTGCTCGAGGACAGCCCGCTTGCCGACAATGACACGTTCAACCTGTTCGATCACACGTTGACCGAGAAGGGCAACATCGGCATACTGTTCTCGCATACGGTTCACTCACGATTCTCGCCGCGTGCAAGACGCTCAACGGCGGCAACAACCTGATCCAGATCGACATCGAGCGCTGACTCGCCACGTTGCAGGAATATGCTGCGACGTGGACGGTACGAATCGGCGCCAGCGCGAAGAAAATCGACGACATCCTGCGGCGCGTCGATCATGCCGGTTGCAATACGCTGGCGAGCGACGCGAAGTTCGACGCGCTCGCGTGCAGCCATCGTTTCAGCCAGTAAGATCATCAAACGTTGCGCCAACCGCCAGCGTGAATAGTCGTGTCGCTGTGCAAGCGCTACCAGACGCTGCCACTCATAGACGCGCCCGCGAGGAGCACCGGCATCGGCGTGTTGAGCGTCATTTCGACGTCCGCCCCACACGCTCACCAGCGCGACAATGCTGGCTGCCAGCACAAAAGTAAGCCAGATGATCCCCTGCGGTATGCTCTCGAAGATCCGCACTGCTCCCCAGATCAGATAGAGCAGCGGTGTAATCAGCGTCTCCGCCAGGAAGCCGCGAATCCCCAGAGCGACAATCTCAACTGCTGCAATCACCGTCAGGATCAGGATCAGGCGTCGTCGCCACATATGCCTGTCTTCCGCTTCACTTTGCCTTCGCTGTGTCACGCTCCACGAACAGAGCGTTATCAGCGTTTTCCATCACGCGACTGATAGGCTTCGACAACGGCGCGCAGGCACTCCTCCGCTTCGCGCGCCTCACGCAGACCCGGTATGCGTGGACTGTAGCGCACCAGTTC
Encoded here:
- a CDS encoding AAA family ATPase → MREQYADVALLGQRVIEQVERVIVGKRAVLEQIMAATLAGGHVLLEDYPGLAKTLIARSFAAALGLEFRRIQFTPDLLPGDITGGYVYNRAADRFELRRGPVFANIVLADEINRASPKTQSALLEAMQERQVTLEGETMPLPEPFLVLATQNPIEYEGTFPLPEAQLDRFLMKLSIGYPSPEEEREILRRRRERRRDDAVIEQVTNAEELLAMRDAIEDVYVDADIEEYIVRLVAATRSDARVAVGASPRGSLALLKLARVRAALDGRDFVIPDDVKVFVRPALAHRLILTPDLWMQRRAAEEILSAVLQAIPAPVMR
- a CDS encoding DUF58 domain-containing protein, with product MRATFDHRNLIALGALAFGLVLSGLATLNSALIVLAIPPVIFIGAALLDMPEVVQLQATRTLSTERASPGATINVSVTVTNDGTRTVPVAIKDVLPAGLELIAGHPTGIALLTPGSSVTVAYTVRGARGFHHFSSVQAVVSDHLGLNRRRIEVAAPGKILIVPEVVRLTRLGIRPRRTRIYSGTIPARQGGAGVEFFGVREYQAGDPVRWINNRASARFPGSLYVNEFEQERVADIGIILDARRGSDVQGNRHTLFEYSVQAAVALADALIGQGNRVGLLIYGHAIEWTFPGYGKIQREKVLRALAQARTGDRAALASLADIPTRLFPARSQIILISPLQPGDAMPILHMRAHGYEVLVISPDPVAFEANVFGPRAALAVRIARIERQALLQRLYLAGVRVVDWNVETPLAQALARMQR